A stretch of the Corvus moneduloides isolate bCorMon1 chromosome 8, bCorMon1.pri, whole genome shotgun sequence genome encodes the following:
- the VSIR gene encoding V-type immunoglobulin domain-containing suppressor of T-cell activation isoform X1, translating to MGAASPRTGLLLAALCLLASHGGAAAFLITTPYSLCVCPEGQNVTLTCRISGPLAERHDLLYKTWYFSSTGDQSCSDKRHIRNVTEKELHHDLSRHHELPGNSSQKSPLRRQSSHHGVEFVPDHHGAFHIVVMNLTLQDSGNYCCYAVELRREGHSKPHTRQVAHGFVELQIQQGKGELQNCTFHTATSKDITAAALATGACIVGILCLPLILLLIYKQRQAVSSRRAHELVRMDSSAQGIENPVFEAVLSASVEPRPRPQLSYVASRLPSESGRHLLSEPNTPLSPPGPGDCFFPTLDPVPDSPNSLKA from the exons ATGGGGGCAGCGTCCCCCCGAACcgggctgctcctggctgccctCTGCCTGCTCGCTTCCCACG gaggggcagcagctTTCCTGATCACCACCCCGTACTCGCTCTGCGTCTGCCCCGAGGGCCAGAACGTCACCCTGACCTGCCGGATCAGCGGCCCCCTGGCCGAGCGCCACGACCTGCTGTACAAAACCTGGTACTTCAGCAGCACGGGGGACCAGAGCTGCTCCGACAAGCGGCACATCCGCAACGTCACCGAGAAGGAGCTGCACCACGACCTCAGCAGGCACCACGAACTGCCGGGCAACAgctcccaaaaatcccccctcAGGCGGCAAAGCAGCCACCACGGTGTGGAGTTTGTCCCTGACCACCACGGCGCCTTCCACATCGTGGTGATGAACCTGACGCTGCAGGACAGTGGGAATTACTGCTGTTACGCCGTGGAGCTCAGGCGGGAAGGTCACAGCAAGCCCCACACCAGGCAGGTGGCTCACGGCTTCGTGGAGCTGCAGATCCAGCAAG GCAAAGGGGAACTTCAAAACTGCACATTTCATACTGCCACCAGCAAag ATATCACGGCTGCCGCACTGGCCACAGGCGCCTGCATCGTGGGCATCCTCTGCCTGcccctcatcctgctcctcatTTACAAGCAGCGACAAGCTGTCAGCAGCAGAC GTGCCCATGAGCTTGTCAGGATGGATAG CAGCGCCCAGGGCATTGAAAACCCCGTGTTCGAGGCGGTGCTGTCGGCGAGTGtggagccccggccccggccccagcTCTCCTATGTGGCCAGCAGGCTGCCCTCTGAGTCCGGCCGGCATCTGCTCTCGGAGCCCAACACCCCCCTGTCACCCCCTGGTCCCGGGGACTGCTTCTTCCCGACCCTGG ATCCTGTTCCCGACTCACCAAATTCCTTGAAAGCCTAA
- the VSIR gene encoding V-type immunoglobulin domain-containing suppressor of T-cell activation isoform X2 gives MGAASPRTGLLLAALCLLASHGGAAAFLITTPYSLCVCPEGQNVTLTCRISGPLAERHDLLYKTWYFSSTGDQSCSDKRHIRNVTEKELHHDLSRHHELPGNSSQKSPLRRQSSHHGVEFVPDHHGAFHIVVMNLTLQDSGNYCCYAVELRREGHSKPHTRQVAHGFVELQIQQGKGELQNCTFHTATSKDITAAALATGACIVGILCLPLILLLIYKQRQAVSSRRAHELVRMDSAQGIENPVFEAVLSASVEPRPRPQLSYVASRLPSESGRHLLSEPNTPLSPPGPGDCFFPTLDPVPDSPNSLKA, from the exons ATGGGGGCAGCGTCCCCCCGAACcgggctgctcctggctgccctCTGCCTGCTCGCTTCCCACG gaggggcagcagctTTCCTGATCACCACCCCGTACTCGCTCTGCGTCTGCCCCGAGGGCCAGAACGTCACCCTGACCTGCCGGATCAGCGGCCCCCTGGCCGAGCGCCACGACCTGCTGTACAAAACCTGGTACTTCAGCAGCACGGGGGACCAGAGCTGCTCCGACAAGCGGCACATCCGCAACGTCACCGAGAAGGAGCTGCACCACGACCTCAGCAGGCACCACGAACTGCCGGGCAACAgctcccaaaaatcccccctcAGGCGGCAAAGCAGCCACCACGGTGTGGAGTTTGTCCCTGACCACCACGGCGCCTTCCACATCGTGGTGATGAACCTGACGCTGCAGGACAGTGGGAATTACTGCTGTTACGCCGTGGAGCTCAGGCGGGAAGGTCACAGCAAGCCCCACACCAGGCAGGTGGCTCACGGCTTCGTGGAGCTGCAGATCCAGCAAG GCAAAGGGGAACTTCAAAACTGCACATTTCATACTGCCACCAGCAAag ATATCACGGCTGCCGCACTGGCCACAGGCGCCTGCATCGTGGGCATCCTCTGCCTGcccctcatcctgctcctcatTTACAAGCAGCGACAAGCTGTCAGCAGCAGAC GTGCCCATGAGCTTGTCAGGATGGATAG CGCCCAGGGCATTGAAAACCCCGTGTTCGAGGCGGTGCTGTCGGCGAGTGtggagccccggccccggccccagcTCTCCTATGTGGCCAGCAGGCTGCCCTCTGAGTCCGGCCGGCATCTGCTCTCGGAGCCCAACACCCCCCTGTCACCCCCTGGTCCCGGGGACTGCTTCTTCCCGACCCTGG ATCCTGTTCCCGACTCACCAAATTCCTTGAAAGCCTAA
- the C8H10orf105 gene encoding uncharacterized protein C10orf105 homolog, whose translation MSTADAGNGTSPTRPLLGLLVSTTEPVPPSAASPEVTDWMPIIVGLTCIFLVLATFLIFVTLCKPAALGQSLSGPQECLPHHPMDASEPQLRLWKHLGSRRCSISSFRRSQLVSQSQLACPRSFSTSQDWDIMESTKM comes from the coding sequence ATGAGCACAGCGGACGCTGGCAACGGGACCTCTCCCACCCGGCCTCTCCTTGGGCTTCTGGTTTCCACCACGGAGCCGGTCCCACCCAGTGCTGCATCCCCTGAGGTGACAGACTGGATGCCCATCATCGTCGGGCTCACCTGCATCTTCCTTGTCCTGGCCACCTTCCTCATCTTTGTCACCCTCTGCAAGCCAGCGGCTCTGGGCCAGTCCCTCTCTGGCCCCCAGGAGTGCCTGCCCCACCACCCCATGGATGCCAGCGAGCCCCAGCTGAGGCTCTGGAAGCATCTGGGCTCCCGGAGGTGCTCCATCAGCAGCTTCAGGAGGAGCCAGCTAGTGTCTCAGAGCCAGCTTGCCTGTCCCAGAAGCTTCTCCACCAGCCAGGACTGGGACATCATGGAGTCCACCAAAATGTGA